In Miscanthus floridulus cultivar M001 chromosome 5, ASM1932011v1, whole genome shotgun sequence, one genomic interval encodes:
- the LOC136453377 gene encoding LOW QUALITY PROTEIN: disease resistance protein RPS2-like (The sequence of the model RefSeq protein was modified relative to this genomic sequence to represent the inferred CDS: deleted 3 bases in 3 codons), which produces MEFVASIVDTVFRPLKDYFARTVGYVMSCGAYIDALGHEMNELKSKRDDVKRMVDAAERQGMEATSQVKWWLACVALLEDAAARIADEYQARLQLPPDQAPGYKATYHLSKKADEARDEAAGLKEKADFHKVADELVQVRFEEMPSAPVLGRHALLQELHTCVRDGGVGIVGIYGMAGVGKTALLNKFNNDFLINSHDINVAIYIEVGKDFDLNDIQRIIGDRLGVSWENRTPKERAGVLYRVLSKMNFVLLLDDVWEPLNFRMIGIPVPKHNSKSKIVLTTRIEDVCDRMDVRRKLKMDCLPWEPAWELFREKVGDHLMSASPEIRHQAQALAMKCGGLPLALITVGRAMASKRTAKEWKHAITVLKIAPWQLLGMEFDVLEPLKKSYDNLPSDKLRLCLLYCSLFPEEFSISKDWIIGYCIGEGFIDDLYTEMDEIYNKGHDLLGDLKIASLLEKGEDEDHIKMHPMVRAMALWIASDFGTKETKWLVRAGVGLKEAPGAEKWNDAERISFMRNNILELYEKPNCPLLKTLMLQGNPGLDKICDGFFQYMPSLRVLDLSHTSISELPSGISSLVELQYLDLYNTNIRSLPRELGSLSTLRFLLLSHMPLETIPGSVICSLTMLQVLYMDLSYGDWKVGASGNGVDFQELENLRRLKALDITIQSVEALERLSRSYRLAGSTRNLLIKTCSSLTKIELPSSNLWKNMTNLKRVWIVSCSNLAEVIIDSSKEAVNSNALPRSILQARAELVNEEQPILPTLHDIILQGLHKVKIIYRGGCVQNLASLFIWYCHGLEELITVSEEQDMAASGGGQGSAAVRVITPFPNLKELYLHGLAKFRRLSSSTCTLHFPALESLKIIECPNLKKLKLSAGGLNVIQCTREWWDGLEWDDEEVKASYDPLFRPLH; this is translated from the exons ATGGAGTTCGTGGCGTCCATCGTCGACACGGTGTTCCGGCCGCTCAAGGACTACTTCGCGCGGACCGTCGGCTACGTCATGTCCTGCGGCGCCTACATCGACGCGCTGGGCCACGAGATGAACGAGCTCAAGAGCAAGCGCGACGACGTCAAGCGCATGGTCGACGCCGCCGAGCGCCAGGGCATGGAGGCCACCAGCCAGGTCAAGTGGTGGCTCGCGTGCGTCGCCCTGCTCGAGGACGCCGCCGCGCGGATCGCCGACGAGTACCAGGCGCGCCTGCAGCTCCCGCCCGACCAGGCCCCCGGCTACAAGGCCACCTACCACCTCAGCAAGAAGGCCGACGAGGCGCGCGACGAGGCCGCGGGCCTCAAGGAGAAGGCCGACTTCCacaaggtcgccgacgagctcgtGCAGGTCCGCTTCGAGGAGATGCCGAGCGCGCCGGTCCTCGGCAGGCACGCGCTGCTACAGGAGCTCCACACCTGCGTCCGGGACGGCGGCGTGGGAATCGTCGGCATCTACGGCATGGCGGGGGTCGGCAAGACCGCGCTGCTCAACAAGTTCAACAACGACTTCCTCATCAACTCCCATGACATCAATGTCGCCATCTACATCGAGGTCGGCAAGGACTTCGATCTCAACGACATCCAGAGGATCATCGGCGACCGCCTCGGCGTGTCGTGGGAGAACCGGACGCCCAAGGAGCGCGCCGGTGTGCTCTACAGGGTGCTCAGCAAGATGAACTTTGTGCTGCTGCTGGACGACGTTTGGGAGCCACTCAATTTCCGGATGATTGGCATCCCGGTGCCCAAGCACAACTCCAAGAGCAAGATCGTCTTGACGACGAGGATCGAGGATGTGTGCGACCGCATGGACGTCCGCCGCAAGCTCAAGATGGATTGTCTTCCCTGGGAGCCCGCGTGGGAGCTCTTCCGTGAGAAGGTTGGTGACCACCTGATGAGCGCTAGCCCTGAGATCCGGCACCAAGCTCAGGCGCTGGCCATGAAGTGTGGA GGGCTGCCTCTCGCACTCATCACTGTTGGCCGGGCAATGGCCAGCAAGCGCACTGCAAAAGAGTGGAAGCACGCCATCACTGTGCTAAAGATTGCCCCATGGCAACTTCTTGGCATGGAGTTTGAC GTTCTTGAGCCTCTCAAGAAGAGTTATGATAACCTCCCCAGTGACAAGCTAAGGCTCTGCCTGCTATATTGCTCACTGTTCCCAGAGGAGTTCTCTATTTCCAAGGATTGGATCATAGGCTACTGCATCGGTGAAGGA TTCATAGATGACTTGTATACTGAGATGGATGAAATATACAACAAGGGGCATGACCTTCTTGGTGATCTCAAGATTGCCTCTTTGCTGGAGAAAGGCGAAGATGAGGATCATATCAAGATGCATCCTATGGTCCGTGCCATGGCGCTGTGGATAGCATCGGATTTTGGCACCAAGGAGACCAAATGGCTTGTCCGTGCTGGAGTTGGGCTGAAGGAGGCACCAGGCGCAGAGAAGTGGAACGATGCTGAGCGGATTTCTTTCATGCGGAACAACATTCTTGAGTTGTATGAGAAGCCTAATTGCCCCTTACTGAAGACTTTGATGCTACAAGGCAATCCTGGGTTGGACAAGATATGCGATGGCTTCTTCCAATACATGCCATCTCTCAGAGTGTTAGATCTGTCTCATACTTCTATCAGCGAATTACCTTCAGGGATCAGTTCATTGGTTGAGTTGCAGTACCTGGATTTGTATAACACAAACATCAGGTCACTTCCAAGGGAGCTAGGATCTCTATCAACTCTGCGGTTCTTGCTTCTCTCACATATGCCACTGGAAACGATCCCGGGTAGTGTTATATGCAGCCTCACAATGCTGCAAGTTCTGTACATGGATCTCAGCTACGGAGATTGGAAGGTTGGTGCAAGTGGAAATGGTGTTGATTTTCAGGAGCTTGAGAATCTGCGTAGGCTCAAGGCTCTGGACATCACAATACAATCTGTTGAGGCCCTGGAGCGGCTGTCACGGTCATATCGCCTTGCTGGTTCCACAAGAAACCTACTGATAAAGACATGCTCCAGCCTGACAAAGATAGAGCTTCCTTCGAGCAACCTGTGGAAGAACATGACTAACCTGAAGAGAGTGTGGATTGTGAGCTGCAGCAACTTAGCTGAGGTAATCATTGATAGCAGCAAAGAAGCTGTTAATAGCAATGCGCTCCCCCGTTCCATCTTGCAAGCTCGGGCTGAACTTGTCAATGAAGAGCAGCCCATCCTTCCAACCCTGCATGATATCATCCTTCAGGGACTACATAAGGTAAAGATCATCTACAGAGGTGGATGTGTACAGAATCTAGCATCATTGTTCATCTGGTATTGCCATGGTCTGGAAGAGCTGATTACTGTCAGTGAAGAGCAAGACATGGCGGCAAGCGGCGGTGGACAAGGTTCAGCAGCGGTTAGAGTCATCACACCCTTCCCCAACCTCAAGGAACTGTATCTCCATGGCTTGGCAAAGTTCAGGAGGCTGAGCAGCAGTACATGTACACTGCACTTCCCGGCGCTGGAGAGCCTGAAAATTATCGAGTGCCCGAATTTGAAGAAGCTGAAGCTTTCTGCTGGAGGACTTAATGTGATACAATGCACCAGGGAATGGTGGGATGGGCTGGAGTGGGATGATGAGGAAGTCAAAGCTTCTTATGATCCATTGTTCCGCCCATTGCACTGA